One window of the Desulfomonilia bacterium genome contains the following:
- a CDS encoding LptF/LptG family permease, with protein sequence MTLFNYIFKKAFIMWIGALVSLSGMIFMANFIGNMSMFSRSQAQGSLVFTFMILSLPEMIYLVLPFSLCLGILAAQALFSRHVETIAMQSCSVPVWRIYLPYLCMGIIAVGVMSFLSFYFYPVAQREAEKIEKFKIDTEGIKGSFDVHGSRFRDGDYIYYVELLDIDGESMEKISCYSLNEGRLTGVLKADKAKWDGKSWIATGVSRYSFSDKGISAVKGDNLLPLKSNPQDLFMARPKPEVLTIPELWHYIAQIKKDGLSSKNVETYFHSRISFVIAPLIMTILVLPFGMRFPRTGGIARGIALGLVFALSYWAFHSGMVSLGMSGYMNPVVSSWAANIAALGIGVIFITVKRGAYG encoded by the coding sequence ATGACGCTCTTCAACTATATATTCAAAAAGGCATTCATCATGTGGATAGGCGCGCTTGTGAGTCTTTCCGGGATGATATTCATGGCGAATTTTATCGGGAACATGTCAATGTTTTCAAGAAGCCAGGCACAGGGTTCCCTTGTATTCACATTCATGATTTTAAGCCTTCCCGAGATGATCTATCTGGTTCTGCCGTTTTCGCTTTGTCTCGGTATCCTAGCAGCCCAGGCACTATTTTCAAGACATGTAGAGACGATTGCCATGCAGTCATGTTCTGTTCCGGTATGGAGAATTTATCTGCCGTACCTTTGCATGGGGATAATAGCAGTCGGTGTCATGTCATTTCTGTCGTTCTATTTTTATCCCGTTGCCCAGAGGGAGGCCGAGAAGATTGAAAAATTCAAAATCGATACCGAGGGGATTAAGGGTTCATTCGATGTCCACGGAAGCCGGTTCAGGGACGGCGATTATATTTACTATGTTGAACTGCTGGACATCGATGGCGAATCCATGGAAAAGATCTCCTGTTACAGCCTGAATGAAGGCAGACTGACTGGTGTTTTGAAAGCGGACAAGGCGAAATGGGACGGGAAATCCTGGATTGCTACGGGGGTCAGCAGGTACAGCTTCTCTGATAAAGGAATATCGGCAGTCAAGGGCGATAATCTGCTCCCTCTCAAGAGTAACCCCCAAGACCTTTTTATGGCCAGGCCTAAACCTGAAGTCCTGACAATACCGGAGCTGTGGCATTACATTGCGCAGATCAAAAAAGACGGACTGAGTTCAAAAAATGTGGAAACATATTTTCACAGCAGGATAAGTTTTGTAATTGCACCTCTCATCATGACTATTCTTGTTCTTCCTTTCGGCATGAGGTTTCCCAGAACAGGCGGAATAGCCAGAGGCATTGCCCTCGGACTTGTTTTCGCCCTTTCCTATTGGGCCTTTCATTCGGGAATGGTCTCTTTGGGGATGTCCGGATATATGAATCCGGTTGTATCAAGCTGGGCAGCCAATATTGCAGCGCTCGGGATCGGGGTAATATTCATCACTGTCAAAAGAGGCGCTTACGGATAA
- the wecB gene encoding UDP-N-acetylglucosamine 2-epimerase (non-hydrolyzing), with protein sequence MHIIHIVGARPNFMKAAPVMRAINDMKGIEQTLIHTGQHYDANMSDIFFSQLGMKRPDINLGTGSGSHAFQTGQIMIKLEKIFSELKPDMVFVYGDVNSTLSASLVCAKQHIKLAHVEAGLRSFDRTMPEEINRIVTDSLADVLFTPSQDGNENLIREGVSPGKIHMVGNVMIDTLIRLLPEAKLLWPQESGKYQIQRKGYVMVTLHRPSNVDDPDMLGRIIYALNNISRKIPVLFPVHPRTRKRIAGIPGIRISDTIKLIEPIGYIEFLVLQSEASSVITDSGGIQEETTFLGVPCLTVRENTERPVTVTSGTNILIGRDMEKLESEVDNIITGNVRKGSIPQLWDGFSGKRIAETICLSLNNFLE encoded by the coding sequence ATGCATATTATCCATATAGTGGGAGCAAGGCCCAATTTCATGAAAGCGGCCCCTGTTATGAGGGCGATAAATGATATGAAAGGCATCGAACAGACGCTTATCCATACAGGCCAGCATTATGATGCCAATATGAGCGATATATTCTTCTCTCAGCTGGGTATGAAAAGGCCGGATATAAACCTTGGGACAGGTTCAGGTTCGCATGCGTTTCAGACCGGTCAGATAATGATAAAACTCGAAAAGATTTTCAGCGAACTTAAACCTGACATGGTTTTTGTCTATGGTGATGTAAATTCAACCCTTTCAGCCTCGCTCGTCTGCGCGAAGCAGCATATAAAGCTCGCCCATGTAGAAGCCGGACTGAGGTCATTTGACAGGACAATGCCGGAAGAAATAAACCGCATTGTCACTGATTCTCTCGCCGATGTTCTGTTTACCCCGTCACAGGACGGGAATGAAAATCTTATACGTGAAGGGGTCAGCCCCGGAAAAATTCATATGGTCGGGAACGTAATGATAGACACCCTGATCAGACTGTTGCCTGAAGCGAAACTGCTGTGGCCTCAGGAATCCGGTAAGTATCAGATACAAAGGAAGGGATATGTCATGGTGACCCTGCACAGGCCGTCAAATGTCGACGATCCCGATATGCTCGGCAGGATAATATATGCGCTCAATAATATAAGCAGAAAGATACCAGTCCTGTTTCCTGTCCATCCAAGGACCAGAAAAAGGATTGCCGGAATTCCAGGAATCAGAATATCAGATACCATTAAACTGATTGAGCCAATCGGCTACATTGAGTTCCTTGTCCTTCAGTCCGAGGCAAGTTCAGTGATAACCGACTCCGGCGGAATACAGGAAGAGACTACATTCCTGGGTGTTCCATGCCTGACCGTCAGGGAAAACACGGAACGGCCGGTAACTGTAACTTCAGGAACAAACATTTTAATTGGCAGGGACATGGAAAAGCTTGAATCGGAAGTTGATAATATTATCACGGGCAACGTAAGAAAAGGCTCAATTCCGCAGCTCTGGGACGGTTTTTCAGGGAAGCGCATAGCTGAAACAATATGTTTATCTTTGAATAATTTTTTAGAATAA
- a CDS encoding glycosyltransferase family 4 protein, whose amino-acid sequence MHILFLTDNFPPEVNAPASRTYEHCIEWVKEGCEVTVVTCFPNFPNGKVFSGYKNKLWDIENMNGIRVIRVWTFITPNKGFLKRIIDYQSFMVSAVIASVFVKKPDVVIGTSPQFFTACAAYIVSFFKRKPFIFELRDIWPESIKVVGAMKDSFILNLLEKVEMHLYKKADLIVSVTNSFKRVLMGRGVDGNKIRVVLNGADLSNYKPMQKDEEISSRYGLEGRFVAGYVGTHGMAHALETILEAASKSENRDIRFLMVGDGAQKDHLKEIAAMRNLDNVVFIDTVPKSDIARYYSLLDASIIHLKKTDLFRTVIPSKLFECMAMGIPVIFGVEGESAEIVISEDVGLTFEPENPDDLSRQINRLKDNEILRKELRNKCVHASKKYRRDANASEMLGHILEVAGKG is encoded by the coding sequence ATGCATATCCTGTTTTTGACTGACAACTTTCCCCCTGAAGTTAACGCTCCGGCAAGCAGGACATACGAGCACTGCATAGAGTGGGTGAAAGAGGGCTGCGAGGTAACGGTCGTAACCTGTTTTCCTAATTTTCCCAATGGGAAGGTATTCAGCGGGTATAAAAACAAGTTATGGGACATCGAAAATATGAACGGCATCAGGGTCATCCGTGTGTGGACTTTTATAACGCCTAACAAAGGCTTTCTGAAAAGGATTATAGATTATCAGAGCTTTATGGTTTCTGCTGTAATAGCTTCGGTTTTTGTTAAGAAGCCTGATGTTGTTATCGGCACATCGCCGCAGTTTTTTACTGCCTGCGCAGCTTATATTGTCAGCTTCTTCAAGAGGAAACCGTTCATTTTTGAACTCAGGGATATCTGGCCTGAATCGATAAAAGTTGTCGGCGCCATGAAGGACTCTTTTATTTTAAACCTTCTGGAAAAGGTGGAAATGCATCTTTATAAAAAAGCTGACCTGATAGTATCGGTAACCAATTCCTTCAAAAGGGTTTTGATGGGGAGGGGGGTCGATGGAAATAAAATCAGAGTGGTTCTGAACGGAGCGGATCTGTCAAACTACAAACCGATGCAAAAAGATGAGGAGATCAGCTCCAGATACGGATTGGAAGGCAGATTTGTTGCCGGCTATGTGGGGACACACGGCATGGCCCATGCCCTTGAGACAATACTTGAAGCGGCGTCGAAGTCCGAAAACCGGGATATCAGATTCCTGATGGTCGGGGACGGTGCGCAAAAGGATCATCTGAAAGAAATAGCCGCAATGAGAAATCTCGACAATGTGGTTTTCATCGACACGGTCCCGAAGAGCGATATAGCCAGATACTATTCACTGCTGGATGCTTCAATAATTCATCTGAAGAAAACGGATTTGTTCAGAACGGTTATACCTTCAAAGCTTTTTGAATGTATGGCCATGGGGATCCCGGTTATATTCGGTGTCGAAGGTGAATCTGCCGAAATAGTGATATCCGAAGATGTGGGGTTAACTTTTGAACCCGAGAATCCTGATGATCTGAGCAGACAGATTAACAGATTGAAGGATAATGAAATTCTCAGAAAAGAATTAAGAAATAAATGCGTTCATGCATCAAAGAAATACAGAAGGGATGCCAATGCATCGGAAATGCTGGGACATATTCTCGAAGTGGCAGGAAAGGGATAA
- a CDS encoding integration host factor subunit alpha, which produces MGTLTKNVIIDEIVSSTGLSRKEASEAIETLLDIIKLQLEKGDDVCISGFGKWKVRKKNSRRGRNPQTGDEITITPRNVVTFSLSNVLRAKLTESAK; this is translated from the coding sequence ATGGGTACATTGACCAAGAATGTAATTATTGATGAAATTGTTTCATCAACGGGACTTTCCAGAAAAGAAGCTTCGGAAGCTATTGAGACCCTGCTCGATATCATCAAACTCCAGCTTGAAAAAGGCGATGATGTCTGCATCTCAGGATTCGGAAAATGGAAAGTCCGAAAGAAAAATTCCCGGAGAGGAAGAAATCCGCAAACAGGTGACGAGATAACAATAACACCTAGAAATGTAGTAACTTTTTCTCTTTCGAATGTTTTGCGGGCAAAGCTGACTGAATCAGCGAAATAA
- a CDS encoding sugar transferase, with the protein MPSVHGVGYILKRLLDLMISIPVLIILSPLMLVVALLVKFKIGSPVIFKQDRPGMNGRIFTLYKFKTLLDLYDENGNLLPDKDRLTPFGDFLRSFSIDELPQFINVVKGEMSAIGPRPQMEKYWELLSDEQKKVFNIKPGITGWAQINGRNTLTWEKRFELDSWYLENWSIWLDVKIAFITIWKILIREGIKHPGCATMVEFTGSRKAKYYEQWKFRSDDSVTGAEFVSPVLKKSNDAKIGVSDYN; encoded by the coding sequence ATGCCATCAGTTCATGGGGTAGGGTATATATTAAAAAGGCTTCTGGATTTAATGATATCGATACCTGTATTGATTATCCTTTCGCCATTGATGTTGGTTGTCGCCCTGCTTGTCAAATTCAAAATCGGTTCGCCCGTTATTTTCAAGCAGGACAGGCCGGGCATGAACGGCAGGATATTTACCCTTTATAAATTCAAGACGCTTCTTGATTTATATGATGAAAACGGAAATCTGCTTCCGGATAAGGACAGATTGACCCCATTCGGGGATTTTTTAAGGTCATTCAGTATTGATGAACTTCCTCAATTCATCAATGTTGTCAAAGGTGAAATGAGCGCAATAGGGCCCAGGCCGCAGATGGAGAAATACTGGGAACTGCTGTCAGACGAGCAGAAAAAGGTTTTTAATATAAAACCCGGAATAACAGGCTGGGCTCAGATTAACGGCCGTAATACACTTACCTGGGAGAAGAGATTCGAACTTGATTCCTGGTATCTTGAAAACTGGAGTATCTGGCTGGATGTCAAGATAGCGTTTATAACTATATGGAAGATTCTTATAAGAGAAGGAATCAAGCATCCAGGATGCGCAACCATGGTCGAGTTTACAGGCAGCAGGAAAGCGAAATATTATGAACAATGGAAGTTCAGATCAGATGACTCTGTCACTGGTGCAGAATTTGTTTCTCCCGTACTAAAAAAGAGCAATGATGCAAAAATAGGAGTTTCAGACTATAACTGA
- a CDS encoding LptF/LptG family permease, producing MLVQRYITYNIIKTFLGALAVLFCVMLIVQWVQMGRFISLEDADLMLLAFVPVGRFVVPMAFLFSILIMLEKLSSDSEIIALKACGVKSRTINMPIIWFSVLCMIVNIIISIWLGPLSMETIQKRLVEEAPQKIYSFIKERDFDDSFRGITFYVGSVDQKNKRLKQIFIESKSSTPYVVTAEKGEVGMGDSKVVLKLYNGSLFMQKDKVVRYITFDEYDFVLNFNLTRELGIKTWETASQPELKKLITEDPDPKWIKEYYNRYSFPVLSLILGFVGITFGYRKPRASKYGGFIIGISAVIAYYFVFIMTDRLVKAESIDPVLGAWIPNIVFCAIIGIVWIVRSIYQKRPVK from the coding sequence ATGCTGGTCCAGAGATATATAACTTATAATATTATAAAAACCTTCCTGGGGGCACTTGCCGTTCTCTTTTGCGTGATGCTTATTGTCCAGTGGGTGCAGATGGGAAGGTTTATTTCTCTTGAAGATGCTGATCTGATGCTTCTTGCATTTGTGCCTGTAGGGAGATTTGTCGTACCTATGGCATTTCTTTTCAGTATCCTGATTATGCTCGAAAAACTTTCTTCAGATTCTGAGATAATTGCCCTTAAGGCATGCGGCGTAAAGAGCAGAACAATCAATATGCCTATCATATGGTTTTCCGTACTGTGCATGATTGTAAACATAATTATCTCTATATGGCTTGGGCCGCTTTCCATGGAGACAATCCAGAAAAGGCTGGTTGAAGAAGCGCCCCAGAAAATATATTCCTTCATTAAGGAAAGGGATTTTGACGATTCGTTCAGAGGGATAACCTTTTATGTTGGATCTGTTGATCAGAAAAATAAAAGACTCAAGCAGATATTTATCGAGAGTAAAAGCAGTACACCATATGTTGTGACGGCGGAAAAGGGCGAAGTCGGCATGGGGGATTCGAAGGTTGTTCTCAAACTGTATAACGGCAGCCTGTTTATGCAGAAGGACAAGGTTGTAAGATATATCACCTTTGATGAATATGATTTTGTGCTCAATTTCAATCTGACAAGAGAGCTGGGGATAAAGACCTGGGAGACGGCATCACAGCCGGAGCTGAAAAAGCTTATTACAGAGGATCCCGATCCCAAATGGATAAAAGAATACTACAACAGATATTCATTTCCTGTCCTGAGTCTGATCCTCGGGTTTGTCGGCATAACCTTCGGCTACAGAAAACCGAGGGCGTCGAAATATGGAGGTTTTATAATAGGTATATCTGCTGTTATTGCTTATTATTTTGTTTTCATAATGACAGACAGGCTTGTAAAAGCGGAAAGTATTGATCCTGTACTGGGTGCATGGATACCCAATATAGTGTTTTGCGCGATAATTGGTATTGTCTGGATTGTCAGGTCCATATATCAGAAAAGGCCAGTGAAATGA
- the radA gene encoding DNA repair protein RadA, whose product MAKARQLFRCSSCGGTSDRWSGKCSQCSEWNTLEEIFVESGTINSSPPRDTVPLPFDDITGQSLMRLPTGIPELDRVLGSGIVDGSLVLIGGDPGIGKSTLMLQMAHHLSSSRKVLYVSGEESAVQLKIRGERLGVKGRSLLIYAEIMMEKIAEQIKAVSPDIIIIDSIQSVFSSKIEAAPGSVAQIRHCAGILMGIAKATGIPVFVIGHVTKDGWIAGPKMLEHLVDTVLYFEGDSTGAYRVLRAVKNRFGPSGEIGIFEMKETGLASISNPSGIFMGLGGRLSGSSVMPAIEGSRVFLVEIQSLVSKTTFSMPKRISIGIDPSRVSVLLAVLEKRSGMFISGSDVVVNVTSGIKVMEPAADLAVVMAVASSSLDKPLPQGFICLGEIGLSGEIRPVSQIEIRMKEAKRLGFTRALIPKANSESIIKSRGIEITALSHLSEAISVIRKVSN is encoded by the coding sequence ATGGCAAAAGCCAGACAGCTCTTCAGGTGTTCATCATGTGGAGGCACATCTGACAGATGGTCGGGCAAATGCAGCCAGTGTTCGGAATGGAATACACTGGAAGAGATCTTCGTTGAATCAGGTACCATCAATTCAAGTCCGCCAAGGGATACCGTACCGCTGCCCTTTGATGACATTACAGGCCAATCCCTTATGCGCCTGCCAACAGGTATTCCGGAACTGGACAGGGTTCTCGGTTCGGGTATTGTCGACGGCTCACTGGTGCTGATCGGCGGGGACCCAGGAATAGGCAAATCCACATTAATGCTGCAAATGGCGCATCATCTTTCATCTTCCAGAAAAGTGCTCTATGTCAGCGGGGAAGAATCGGCTGTCCAGTTGAAAATCCGGGGAGAAAGGCTTGGCGTGAAAGGCAGGTCCCTCCTTATCTATGCTGAAATCATGATGGAAAAGATAGCGGAACAGATCAAGGCCGTTTCCCCGGATATTATCATAATAGATTCCATACAATCCGTGTTTTCATCAAAAATCGAAGCAGCCCCCGGTAGTGTGGCGCAGATCAGGCATTGTGCGGGTATACTCATGGGTATCGCCAAGGCTACAGGAATTCCGGTTTTTGTGATAGGACACGTAACAAAGGACGGCTGGATAGCAGGCCCAAAAATGCTTGAGCACCTCGTGGACACAGTCCTTTATTTTGAAGGCGACTCCACCGGTGCATACAGGGTTCTCAGGGCGGTAAAAAACAGGTTCGGCCCTTCCGGCGAAATCGGCATTTTTGAAATGAAGGAAACAGGTCTCGCCAGTATAAGCAACCCTTCAGGAATCTTCATGGGCCTGGGCGGCAGACTATCCGGCAGTTCAGTCATGCCTGCAATTGAAGGCAGCAGGGTTTTTCTGGTGGAGATCCAGTCCCTTGTTAGCAAAACCACATTTTCAATGCCTAAACGGATTTCAATCGGCATCGATCCGTCACGGGTATCCGTCCTGCTGGCTGTTCTGGAAAAAAGAAGCGGCATGTTCATCTCCGGCTCTGATGTCGTAGTTAATGTTACATCAGGAATAAAGGTAATGGAACCCGCAGCCGATCTTGCTGTTGTAATGGCTGTAGCTTCAAGCTCACTCGACAAGCCTCTGCCTCAAGGATTCATCTGTCTGGGTGAAATAGGACTCAGCGGAGAGATCCGACCGGTCAGTCAGATAGAAATAAGGATGAAGGAAGCAAAAAGACTTGGTTTTACAAGAGCGCTTATTCCAAAGGCAAATTCCGAATCGATAATAAAATCCAGAGGAATTGAGATCACAGCTTTATCCCATCTGAGCGAGGCGATATCGGTTATCAGAAAAGTTTCCAATTGA
- a CDS encoding S8 family peptidase has protein sequence MKGPKTFFAAAILMALIGTPVFSADYKQGEVIVKFKSASPFMSAEAGAPAAYAVAVDDTQKAIEELNARDDVEYAEPNYIIKADEIPSDWPYSSSEWKDVSLPNAWTYVSTHSANAKVRIAVVDSGVDLHHSELADVLIPGYDFANDDSEPEDDAGHGTRVTGIIGAKGNNNIKACGVAWNSSIEIMPLKFMKLNGSSTTGYTSDAIEAINYAVNNGARIINASWGFDSYSRSLEDAINYARSKGVLFICSAGNNSTNNDEVAHYPSNYKIDNIIAVAAMNRYGELASFSNYGHYSVHVAAPGSSLTTTDLNNSITSYASGTSFASPFVAGIAAMVFSENPSIGYSEVRTRIIEGSIIDSSYSEELNMSGGCVNAYNALMAIKNHDMVDSSSWNAPAAASVDDEEASSESGGKGCFIETTTCSHASGLLMMILISMVLFPVVAFRLRRE, from the coding sequence ATGAAAGGACCGAAAACATTTTTTGCAGCAGCAATTCTCATGGCACTAATTGGTACTCCCGTTTTCTCAGCCGACTACAAACAGGGAGAAGTAATTGTCAAATTCAAATCCGCTTCACCGTTCATGAGCGCTGAAGCAGGGGCTCCTGCAGCCTACGCAGTTGCTGTGGATGACACACAAAAGGCAATCGAGGAACTCAATGCCAGGGACGATGTCGAGTATGCCGAGCCTAATTATATAATTAAGGCGGATGAAATACCTTCAGACTGGCCATATTCCTCTTCAGAATGGAAAGATGTGAGCCTGCCAAACGCATGGACCTATGTTTCCACCCATTCAGCCAATGCAAAGGTCAGGATAGCGGTCGTGGATTCCGGTGTCGACCTTCACCATTCGGAACTTGCTGATGTCCTGATTCCGGGTTACGATTTTGCAAATGATGACAGTGAGCCGGAAGACGATGCAGGCCACGGCACCAGAGTCACCGGCATAATAGGTGCAAAAGGCAATAACAACATCAAAGCCTGTGGAGTTGCATGGAACAGCAGCATAGAAATCATGCCGCTCAAGTTCATGAAGCTCAATGGATCAAGCACAACAGGTTATACCTCTGATGCAATAGAGGCAATCAATTATGCAGTAAACAACGGGGCCAGGATAATAAATGCCAGCTGGGGATTCGATTCATATTCCCGTTCGCTTGAAGACGCCATTAACTATGCAAGGAGCAAAGGCGTCCTTTTCATCTGCTCGGCCGGAAATAATTCGACGAACAACGATGAGGTTGCACACTATCCCTCAAACTATAAAATCGACAACATAATAGCGGTTGCAGCAATGAACAGGTATGGCGAACTGGCCAGCTTTTCAAATTACGGGCACTACAGCGTCCATGTTGCCGCACCGGGAAGCAGCCTTACAACTACCGACCTGAATAATTCCATTACATCCTATGCATCAGGTACTTCATTCGCTTCACCTTTCGTAGCAGGAATCGCCGCAATGGTGTTTTCGGAAAATCCATCAATCGGCTATTCCGAGGTCAGGACGAGAATAATCGAAGGTTCGATTATTGATTCATCATACTCAGAAGAGTTGAACATGAGCGGCGGATGCGTAAATGCCTACAATGCCCTTATGGCTATCAAGAATCATGACATGGTTGACAGTTCTTCCTGGAACGCTCCGGCAGCGGCAAGTGTTGATGATGAAGAAGCGTCGAGCGAAAGCGGAGGCAAGGGCTGCTTTATCGAGACGACAACATGTTCGCATGCCTCAGGCCTCCTGATGATGATATTAATTTCGATGGTCCTGTTCCCGGTGGTTGCCTTCAGGCTGCGCAGGGAATAA
- a CDS encoding YkgJ family cysteine cluster protein has protein sequence MTEYRHRKYFFDDGIRFDCIRCGKCCNGAPGIIIVLDNEIGPIADFLELDRQVFIERCLYPYLDNFSIREDDTGRCIFFENGCSIYPLRPLQCRTFPFWFTNLRSETEWAQVLKSCPGTGKGRLYSKEEILDIVMATFSLYKPFCHALGLDDYRP, from the coding sequence ATGACAGAATACAGACACAGAAAATATTTCTTTGATGATGGAATCCGGTTTGATTGCATCCGGTGCGGTAAATGCTGTAATGGTGCTCCGGGGATAATCATTGTACTGGACAATGAGATAGGACCGATTGCTGATTTTCTGGAACTCGACAGGCAGGTGTTTATCGAGCGATGCCTGTATCCCTATCTTGATAATTTCAGCATAAGGGAAGATGATACAGGAAGGTGCATCTTCTTTGAGAACGGTTGTTCGATATATCCCCTCAGACCACTTCAGTGCAGGACTTTTCCATTCTGGTTCACGAACCTTCGATCCGAGACGGAATGGGCTCAGGTTCTGAAATCATGTCCGGGAACAGGCAAAGGGAGGCTTTATTCAAAAGAAGAAATCCTTGATATTGTCATGGCGACATTCAGTCTTTATAAACCGTTCTGCCATGCGCTCGGTCTGGATGACTACAGACCCTGA
- a CDS encoding cupin domain-containing protein, producing the protein MNYHNLKDSPEKEILKGYLAKYVHTSNMTIQYCNIASGSPMPEHYHPHEQICMVIKGKFEMNLDGEKILLGEGSVLVIPPNMKHSGMPLTDCYIIDVFHPRRDDFAAAGNK; encoded by the coding sequence ATGAACTATCACAATCTCAAAGACTCACCCGAAAAAGAAATACTAAAGGGATATCTGGCGAAATATGTCCATACATCTAACATGACAATACAATACTGCAACATTGCTTCCGGCTCGCCGATGCCTGAACATTACCACCCGCATGAACAGATATGCATGGTGATAAAAGGAAAGTTCGAAATGAACCTTGACGGTGAAAAGATCCTCCTCGGAGAGGGTTCAGTACTTGTCATTCCGCCTAACATGAAGCATTCAGGCATGCCCCTGACAGACTGTTATATCATTGATGTATTCCACCCGAGACGGGATGATTTTGCAGCGGCCGGAAATAAGTAA
- a CDS encoding 4Fe-4S binding protein, which translates to MAHKITDECISCGTCVDECPVNAISEGDDKYVIDPELCTDCGACADVCPTEAIEAEK; encoded by the coding sequence ATGGCACATAAGATAACGGACGAATGCATATCATGTGGTACCTGTGTTGATGAATGTCCTGTCAACGCGATAAGTGAAGGTGATGATAAATATGTCATCGATCCGGAACTTTGTACGGACTGTGGCGCCTGTGCTGATGTATGCCCTACAGAAGCTATAGAAGCGGAAAAGTAA